In the Parasteatoda tepidariorum isolate YZ-2023 chromosome 3, CAS_Ptep_4.0, whole genome shotgun sequence genome, one interval contains:
- the LOC107455247 gene encoding micronuclear linker histone polyprotein → MSELDFEVAELPIPGPEIIDLTIESSEENEVAKIGSDLDQSNKTVSDLEEGEIKESNKSLCRYFQRGRCWLGENCSFSHVGNNSYKMFDTQTQPAIVYQPMEPGQPIEDLPDAWDKGLREAKKLLLNAKLKKETDLDFEEKQLYQGLDEIIRDNEDFYRRKMDFADRHRKQKETCIDCLRLKDSERGRKTVKTASKDLPSSQKPKNVKSRTKYRSDSCSPVPSCRRHSSSSSSLCGRCEASCHELKNDVGKPKSKLERVFLRTVDAPEAPRKETTQRRCHSSYPRRRSSLRHSFSRHFLYRSHSKSPSKNYSKKYPKKTVQQKQTREQSTSPMSDRRKKYGSSHSKKERSSTISKFLSQINDLASCSSDMTVSSIRCTSVSTSLLSNEEKESTRRSILPVVVSGKKSKGVEHTTYDIDKWLDSVPKTTKESKRESEISTKCLEKPDREKEKSFKTVKNGKTLLKSDRKLSSDSSITDEELSAGELELLRYIPNKNHKKLKQDKKKAENNVKLAPKTSVKNLSTNNNRGTNEENHSSKTNAEYPPPKIIYDYGSDTDSLISKLIHDYGSDRLSSSQKSVESNKDSPNAISSSQKSVESNKDSPNPISSSQKSVESNRDSPIPISSPQKSVESNRDSPVPKTSVEHSSPKNDLCLETLEENNFSKESNNVEQVNNTFSKKLDDAAEENCSSTTKVVDTEKKIPELFDRNKMEQNNNSPSNVSGKRLSSESSTELSDDELELLKYVSNVSTKIRKRTKKNPSQLSAKKTKQKSKSKRDVSESPKRKSAVQEKEETTEISRRERLMQQLEAVELAIANKKRQAKLEAKLRKKKKK, encoded by the coding sequence ATGTCAGAACTAGATTTCGAAGTGGCTGAATTGCCTATTCCTGGTCCAGAGATTATTGATCTGACTATCGAGAGCTCGGAAGAAAACGAAGTTGCCAAAATAGGTTCTGATCTAGATCAATCAAATAAAACCGTCAGTGACTTGGAAGAAGGTGAGATTAAGGAGTCTAATAAAAGCTTGTGCCGCTATTTCCAACGGGGTAGATGCTGGCTAGGAGAAAATTGTTCCTTTTCCCACGTTggaaataattcttataaaatgtttgatacTCAAACTCAGCCGGCGATAGTTTATCAACCCATGGAACCGGGTCAACCTATAGAAGACCTTCCTGATGCTTGGGATAAAGGTTTAAGAGAAGCAAAAAAATTGCTGCTGAATGcgaaacttaaaaaagaaactgatcTTGACTTCGAGGAGAAGCAGTTATACCAAGGTTTAGATGAAATTATCAGAGATAATGAAGATTTTTATCGGCGAAAGATGGATTTCGCCGATAGGCATaggaaacaaaaagaaacatgCATTGATTGTTTGCGACTTAAGGATTCAGAACGTGGACGGAAGACTGTAAAAACTGCCTCTAAAGATCTGCCTAGCTCTCAAAAACCTAAAAATGTGAAATCGAGGACTAAATATAGATCAGATTCGTGTTCACCAGTTCCATCCTGTCGACGTCACTCTTCATCGTCATCTTCATTGTGTGGCAGGTGCGAAGCTTCCTGTCATGAGTTGAAGAATGATGTTGGTAAACCAAAGTCAAAATTAGAGAGAGTGTTTTTAAGAACTGTCGATGCACCAGAAGCACCAAGAAAAGAAACAACTCAACGCCGCTGTCATTCATCTTATCCCCGTAGGCGCAGCTCATTGAGACATTCTTTTTCAAGGCACTTCCTATACCGATCACATTCAAAATCTCCATCGAAGAATTACTCGAAAAAGTATCCTAAAAAAACCGTGCAACAGAAGCAAACTCGTGAACAGTCTACTTCACCAATGTCTGATAGACGCAAGAAATATGGTTCCTCCCATTCCAAAAAAGAACGTAGTTctactatttctaaatttttatcccAAATTAATGATTTGGCAAGTTGTAGTAGCGATATGACTGTTTCATCCATTAGATGCACTTCTGTTTCAACTTCTCTCCTAagcaatgaagaaaaagaatctaCTAGACGCTCTATATTGCCTGTGGTAGTTTCCGGAAAAAAGTCAAAAGGCGTGGAACACACAACTTATGATATTGACAAGTGGTTAGATAGTGTTCCTAAAACAACGAAAGAAAGTAAGCGTGAGTCTGAAATATCAACGAAATGTTTGGAAAAACCTGATAGGGAAAAAGAGAAAAGCTTCAAGACTGTTAAAAATGGCAAAACTCTCCTTAAGTCTGATCGGAAATTATCATCGGATAGTAGCATTACCGATGAAGAACTTTCAGCTGGTGAACTGGAACTTTTAAGGTACATTCCAAATAAGAATCATAAGAAACTCAAGCAAGATAAAAAGAAAgctgaaaataatgttaaattagcTCCAAAGACATCTGTCAAAAATCTATCCACAAATAACAATCGTGGAACGAATGAAGAAAACCACTCCTCAAAAACGAATGCAGAATATCCTccaccaaaaattatttatgattatggGTCGGATACAGATAGTCTTATCTCGAAACTTATACATGATTATGGATCAGACAGACTAAGTTCTTCCCAGAAGAGTGTTGAATCAAATAAAGATAGTCCTAACGCGATAAGTTCTTCCCAGAAGAGTGTTGAATCAAATAAAGATAGTCCTAACCCGATAAGTTCTTCCCAGAAGAGTGTTGAATCAAATAGAGATAGTCCTATCCCAATAAGTTCTCCCCAGAAAAGTGTCGAATCAAATAGAGATAGTCCTGTTCCAAAAACGTCAGTAGAGCATTCTTCTCCGAAAAATGATCTTTGTCTTGAAAcacttgaagaaaataatttttcaaaggaaTCCAATAATGTAGAACAAGTaaacaatactttttcaaagaaattggaCGACGCAGCTGAAGAAAATTGCTCTTCAACGACAAAAGTTGTCGACACAGAGAAGAAAATTCCCGAACTATTTGACAGgaataaaatggaacaaaacAATAACTCTCCTTCGAATGTATCGGGGAAAAGGCTATCATCTGAAAGCTCAACCGAACTCTCAGACGATGAGCTTGAGTTATTGAAATATGTCTCTAATGTGTCTACCAAGATCCGAAagagaacgaaaaaaaatccATCTCAATTGAGTGCTAAGAAAACTAAGCAAAAATCAAAATCCAAGAGGGATGTCAGCGAAAGTCCTAAACGCAAATCTGCAGTGCAGGAGAAAGAGGAAACTACTGAAATATCTAGAAGAGAACGGTTAATGCAGCAGCTTGAAGCTGTGGAATTAGCGATTGCCAATAAGAAACGACAGGCTAAATTAGAAGCGaaacttagaaagaaaaaaaagaaatga